In Hevea brasiliensis isolate MT/VB/25A 57/8 chromosome 13, ASM3005281v1, whole genome shotgun sequence, a single genomic region encodes these proteins:
- the LOC110665602 gene encoding cytochrome P450 71A1-like, with product MVEMGRMSILPFLQQILQELHGRVVEFNPSLFSLFVLLFLLFWHKFTGGGKHKKSPPSPPKLPIIGNLHQQGKLPHRSFHALSKKYGPLMFLQMGHTKTLVVSSAEAAREMMKAHDIIFSNRPRTTAANIFLYGCLDIGFAPYGEYWRQVKKLGVIELLSLRRVQSFQFVREEEVAILLNKLRGACVAGATVNLSEMLLSVSNNIASRCVIGRRADDEAFGKSKFGELSRRIMVQFTDFSFGDTFPLLGWMDYLTGLIPRLKLSFREMDAFLDQVIEEHRILESDDPHHLAKKDFVDILLSLQKNCTLDFQLTPDKLKAVLMDMFVGGTDTTSTTMEWLMAELIKDHKVMRKAQEEVRRIVGKRLNVEATDVDQMNYLKCIIKEALRLHPPAPLMVPRETSEIVELGGYEIPPKTTVHVNLLAIQTDPKIWDRAEEFLPERFENNPVDFKGQNFQFLPFGGGRRGCPGMAFGVASAEFVIANLLYWFDWKLPALDEDLDMTEVFGLTVHKKIPLRVAPTLYSP from the exons ATGGTGGAAATGGGCCGAATGTCTATACTACCATTCTTGCAGCAAATTTTGCAAGAACTGCATGGAAGAGTGGTAGAGTTCaatccctctcttttctctctttttgTCCTGTTATTTCTTCTCTTTTGGCATAAGTTTACAGGAGGTGGCAAACACAAGAAGTCACCTCCTTCCCCACCAAAGCTACCCATAATCGGCAACCTTCACCAGCAAGGCAAACTCCCCCATCGTTCTTTCCATGCTCTCTCAAAGAAGTACGGGCCTCTAATGTTCTTGCAAATGGGCCACACTAAGACTCTCGTTGTTTCATCTGCTGAGGCAGCCAGAGAAATGATGAAAGCCCATGATATTATATTCTCAAACCGACCTAGAACCACAGCTGCAAATATCTTCCTCTATGGATGCTTGGACATCGGATTCGCTCCCTATGGAGAGTACTGGAGACAAGTTAAGAAGCTTGGTGTTATTGAACTTCTAAGCCTTAGAAGGGTTCAGTCGTTTCAGTTCGTAAGGGAAGAAGAAGTCGCAATTTTGTTGAATAAGCTTCGTGGTGCATGTGTTGCAGGAGCAACCGTTAATCTTAGCGAGATGTTGCTTTCTGTTTCAAACAACATAGCTTCCAGATGTGTTATTGGGAGGAGGGCTGATGATGAGGCATTTGGTAAGAGTAAGTTTGGAGAGTTGTCGAGAAGGATAATGGTGCAATTTACTGATTTTAGTTTTGGGGACACGTTTCCATTGTTGGGATGGATGGATTATCTTACGGGTTTAATTCCTCGGTTGAAATTATCTTTCAGAGAGATGGATGCTTTTCTTGATCAGGTGATTGAAGAGCATAGAATTTTGGAAAGTGATGATCCTCACCACCTTGCTAAGAAAGATTTTGTGGATATTCTCCTCTCTCTTCAAAAAAATTGCACGCTTGATTTTCAGCTCACTCCAGACAAACTCAAAGCAGTTTTGATG GACATGTTCGTGGGAGGAACAGATACAACTTCAACTACGATGGAATGGTTGATGGCAGAGCTTATAAAAGATCATAAAGTGATGAGAAAAGCCCAAGAAGAGGTTAGAAGGATTGTAGGAAAGAGATTAAACGTGGAAGCAACCGATGTTGATCAAATGAACTACTTGAAATGTATAATCAAAGAGGCTTTAAGATTGCACCCTCCTGCTCCTCTAATGGTTCCAAGAGAAACATCAGAAATTGTTGAATTGGGAGGCTATGAAATACCTCCCAAAACAACAGTACATGTCAATTTACTTGCCATTCAAACAGACCCCAAAATATGGGACAGGGCCGAAGAGTTTTTACCAGAGAGATTTGAGAATAACCCAGTTGATTTCAAAGGCCAGAACTTCCAATTCCTCCCATTTGGTGGTGGGAGAAGAGGTTGTCCGGGCATGGCATTTGGGGTTGCCTCAGCAGAATTTGTGATTGCGAATCTCTTATATTGGTTTGACTGGAAGTTGCCAGCGCTTGATGAGGATTTGGACATGACTGAAGTTTTTGGACTAACTGTTCATAAGAAAATTCCTCTTCGTGTTGCACCAACATTGTATTCTCCTTGA